In one Alnus glutinosa chromosome 14, dhAlnGlut1.1, whole genome shotgun sequence genomic region, the following are encoded:
- the LOC133857296 gene encoding uncharacterized protein LOC133857296, whose translation MPDLRLLGAFRLTRAFWPECPSLSAPAAGRTGHAGCRSSERGLHAPEGFLPFGARDGHVSPFSGLARWGGGFRGCLFAWVVPGRCVFSRAAGIGEIRLPSAGSGIGIGQFLLQQLSGINGVSINFCSSSSLATCKFSNDVI comes from the exons ATGCCAGATCTACGCTTGCTCGGTGCTTTCCGCTTGACACGCGCCTTTTGGCCGGAATGTCCGTCGCTGTCCGCTCCTGCTGCCGGTCGCACAGGTCACGCCGGTTGCCGGAGCTCGGAgcgtggcctgcacgcgccAGAGGGGTTTCTGCCGTTCGGCGCGCGTGACGGCCACGTTTCGCCATTTTCTGGTCTTGCACGGTGGGGAGGGGGCTTCCGGGGGTGTCTCTTCGCCTGGGTGGTACCGGGCCGGTGCGTGTTTTCACGCGCCGCCGGTATTGGCGAAATCCGCCTTCCTTCTGCCGGCTCTGGG ATAGGGATTGGACAATTTTTGCTCCAGCAACTCAGTGGTATCAATGGTGTTTCTATCAATTTTTGCTCAAGTTCTTCACTGGCAACGTGCAAGTTCTCCAATGATGTGATTTAA
- the LOC133856812 gene encoding protein FAR1-RELATED SEQUENCE 5-like yields MPFAPFVGVNHHGQSILLGAGLLSNEDTKNFVWLFQTWLECMNGRAPNAIITDQDRAIKNAIARVFPGTRHRYCLWHILKKIPEKFKAYSQYDAIKSALRRCVYESQTCGDFEVGWQRVLERYNLKDNDWLCRLYDERTFWVPAYLKGVFWAGMTTTQRSESMNAFFDGYVRPSTTLKQFVDKYDIALRKKVENEALADFNSFNSTLSCLTFYCFEKKFQQVYTIAKFKEVQEEILGRIYCTVSLLTKECAVCTYQVIELVQVSVEDAFVKKVIYVVYLNEDEDEFEVKCTCGSFESRGILCRHVISVLTAHNITSLPPRYYLDRWRKDVERRYTLVKSSYDSLSGNPDVQRYDNLCKCMHKLAEIAARNVDHYRKVQRHINMLTSELSGLSCESIGDDLEVEIDGDDLEVETDQVHTPLKVRTKGRLPYKRKESAVEKAINKKKSQEKRNESRQRKRILKVPSPISHNIQHSDVFETQDSTTTKDIWPRELLKG; encoded by the exons atgccatttgctccttttgtaggAGTAAACCATCATGGACAGTCAATCCTTTTGGGGGCAGGATTACTATCAAATGAGGATACAAAAAATTTTGTGTGGTTGTTTCAAACATGGTTGGAATGCATGAATGGTCGGGCGCCAAATGCAATAATAACAGATCAAGATAGGGCCATAAAAAATGCAATTGCAAGAGTTTTCCCAGGAACCCGACACAGATATTGTCTATGGCacatcttgaaaaaaattccagAAAAGTTTAAAGCATATTCACAATATGATGCCATCAAGAGTGCCTTACGAAGATGTGTATATGAATCTCAGACATGTGGTGACTTCGAGGTAGGTTGGCAACGTGTACTTGAGAGATATAATCTTAAGGATAATGATTGGCTGTGTCGTTTATATGATGAGCGGACTTTCTGGGTACCAGCATATCTAAAAGGTGTATTTTGGGCTGGTATGACAACTACACAACGGAGTGAAAGTATGAATGCCTTTTTTGATGGGTATGTGCGTCCTTCAACCACATTGAAGCAATTTGTTGACAAATATGATATTGCTTTACGGAAGAAGGTTGAGAATGAGGCTCTTGCAgatttcaattcttttaattctACACTTTCATGCTTAACCTTCTattgttttgagaaaaaatttcagCAAGTTTACACCATTGCAAAATTCAAAGAAGTCCAGGAAGAGATATTGGGTAGAATTTATTGTACTGTATCCCTATTGACTAAAGAGTGTGCAGTTTGTACCTATCAAGTGATTGAACTGGTACAAGTATCAGTTGAAGATGCATTTGTGAAAAAAGTAATATATGTTGTTTACTtgaatgaagatgaagatgagtTTGAAGTAAAATGCACATGTGGATCCTTTGAATCAAGAGGCAtcttgtgtagacatgtcaTTTCTGTACTGACTGCACATAACATTACATCATTGCCCCCCAGATATTATCTTGACCGTTGGAGGAAGGATGTGGAGCGAAGATATACTTTAGTTAAAAGTAGTTATGACTCGTTGAGTGGCAACCCTGATGTACAAAGATATGACAATTTGTGCAAATGTATGCATAAATTAGCAGAGATCGCCGCAAGAAACGTGGATCATTATAGAAAAGTGCAGAGACATATTAATATGTTAACTTCAGAATTAAGTGGTTTAAGTTGTGAATCCATTGGTGATGATTTAGAGGTAGAAATTGATGGTGATGATTTAGAGGTAGAAACTGATCAGGTGCATACTCCTCTCAAGGTACGAACTAAAGGAAGGTTACCGTATAAAAGGAAGGAATCTGCGGTGGAGAAAGCAATCAACAAGAAGAAGTCACAAGAAAAAAGGAATGAATCGCGTCAAAGGAAG CGTATACTCAAAGTTCCTTCGCCAATTTCACATAATATTCAGCATAGTGATGTTTTTGAAACTCAGGATAGTACAACTACAaag GATATATGGCCACGTGAGCTATTAAAAGGGTAG
- the LOC133857418 gene encoding G-type lectin S-receptor-like serine/threonine-protein kinase CES101 isoform X2, with amino-acid sequence MASLKSLLTPIFLSVLSCWCLGNSGPQLSQAQIVHTNDTIKPGEVLVYPQQLVSADGRFVLGFFNNSPDAGYLGIWYGADDGSNSKVWIANRDTPIQINSHINLTIDADGLLKIVHDGGSPILLNDNEATPNSTATLENSGNFRVKELNSDGSIKRILWQSFDHPTDTLLPGMKLGINFKTQQKWMLTSWLTEQSPAPGGFSLEWNLTANGTGQLVMRHRGNMYWVSGVGNNSDFANAGMMTLDGLYNYLNYVSNENESYFSNSSPDRNVSRWVLSSDGELTDNPKLIFVRRGMCFGYSSDIPGCVEQNAPNCRNINHKFEQRRGYFLPPSPHLDDNSSISIGDCWAQCWSDCSCVGFDTFPINDTACRFYNSQFEEDKARNYAQLYVLIETVVEPSREKKWWIWIIVATVAALVVILGFLCLLQRKKLQREQESNEEEAVLLELTTSNRFGDANELSNDGKKSRDLKVFTFASIVVATDNFSTENKLGQGGFGPVYKGKLPEGQEIAVKRLSRSSGQGLVEFKNELILIIKLQHMNLVRLLGCCVYRDEKMLIYEYMPNKSLDFFLFDPKKRELLDWKRRYNIIEGIAQGLLYLHKYSRLRIIHRDLKASNILLDDDMNPKISDFGMARVFERNDAEANTVRIVGTYGYMSPEYAMEGKFSEKSDVYSFGVLILEIVSGQKNSGVYDCERPMSLVGYAWKLWREDRSSELMDSTLVESNSAIQILRCIHVGLLCVQEFAVDRPTMSDVITMLTNETVSLPTPKQIAFSSQRNSIETNPSNDEQERCSATVTTSEMDPR; translated from the exons ATGGCTAGTCTGAAATCCCTTCTGACTCCAATATTTCTCTCCGTCTTGTCATGTTGGTGCCTTGGAAATTCTGGGCCACAACTTTCGCAGGCTCAGATCGTACACACCAATGACACCATCAAACCTGGTGAAGTGCTTGTTTACCCACAGCAGTTGGTTTCAGCTGATGGGAGATTTGTTCTAGGCTTCTTTAACAACAGTCCGGATGCTGGATATTTAGGAATATGGTACGGCGCCGATGATGGATCCAACTCCAAGGTATGGATTGCTAACCGAGACACACCTATACAAATTAATAGTCACATAAATCTCACAATTGACGCAGACGGCCTATTGAAAATTGTGCATGATGGAGGGAGCCCAATTCTGTTGAATGATAATGAAGCAACACCAAACTCCACCGCTACTCTAGAAAACTCGGGCAACTTCAGAGTGAAAGAGTTGAATTCTGATGGATCTATTAAGAGGATCTTATGGCAAAGCTTTGATCATCCGACGGACACACTTCTTCCTGGTATGAAACTAggcatcaacttcaaaacacaGCAAAAATGGATGCTTACTTCATGGTTAACTGAACAAAGCCCTGCCCCCGGAGGCTTTTCTCTTGAATGGAACCTTACAGCAAATGGGACAGGACAGTTGGTGATGAGACATCGAGGAAATATGTATTGGGTTAGTGGGGTTGGGAACAATTCCGACTTTGCCAATGCTGGTATGATGACTTTGGATGGTCTCTATAACTATCTCAATTACGTGTCTAATGAGAATGAGAGTTACTTCAGTAATTCTTCTCCAGATAGGAATGTTTCGAGGTGGGTCTTGAGCTCAGACGGAGAACTTACAGATAACCCAAAACTTATATTTGTGAGACGTGGGATGTGTTTTGGCTATTCCTCTGATATTCCTGGGTGTGTAGAGCAAAATGCACCCAATTGCAGGAATATCAATCATAAGTTCGAGCAAAGACGGGGTTATTTTCTTCCACCATCACCTCATTTGGATGACAATTCAAGCATCAGTATTGGTGATTGTTGGGCTCAATGCTGGAGCGATTGTTCCTGTGTTGGTTTTGATACGTTTCCCATTAATGATACTGCATGTCGGTTCTACAATAGTCAATTTGAAGAAGATAAAGCTCGCAATTATGCACAATTATATGTTCTAATTGAAACTG TTGTAGAGCCTAGCAGAGAAAAGAAATGGTGGATATGGATCATAGTAGCAACAGTGGCAGCTTTAGTTGTAATTTTGGGATTCTTATGCCTTTTGCAGAGGAAAAAACTCCAAC GGGAGCAAGAAAGCAACGAGGAAGAAGCTGTATTACTTGAATTGACGACTTCAAACAGATTTGGGGATGCAAATGAGCTTAGCAATGATGGAAAGAAAAGTCGTGATTTGAAAGTATTTACATTTGCGTCCATTGTGGTTGCCACAGACAACTTTTCTACTGAAAATAAACTTGGACAAGGGGGTTTTGGTCCTGTATACAAG GGAAAATTACCAGAGGGCCAAGAGATAGCCGTGAAGAGACTTTCTAGAAGTTCTGGACAAGGATTAGTGGAGTTCAAGAATGAACTTATACTAATTATCAAACTACAGCACATGAATCTTGTTAGACTTTTGGGTTGTTGTGTTTATAGAGATGAAAAGATGTTGATCTATGAATACATGCCCAACAAAAGCTTggacttttttctctttg ATCCAAAGAAAAGGGAGCTTTTGGATTGGAAGCGACGTTACAACATCATTGAAGGCATTGCTCAAGGGCTTCTTTATTTGCATAAATACTCTAGACTAAGGATTATTCATAGAGATCTGAAAGCAAGTAACATCTTGCTTGATGATGACATGAATCCcaaaatatcagattttggcatggccAGGGTTTTTGAGCGGAACGATGCTGAAGCGAATACCGTGAGAATAGTTGGAACATA TGGTTATATGTCACCAGAGTATGCCATGGAAGGGAAATTTTCAGAGAAGTCAGATGTATATAGTTTTGGAGTTCTAATATTGGAGATTGTTAGTGGCCAAAAAAATAGTGGCGTTTATGATTGTGAACGCCCCATGAGCTTAGTAGGATAT GCTTGGAAATTATGGAGGGAAGATAGAAGTTCGGAGCTAATGGATTCAACTCTGGTTGAATCCAATTCTGCGATCCAGATTTTGAGATGCATTCATGTTGGTCTCTTATGCGTACAAGAGTTTGCAGTGGATAGGCCAACTATGTCTGATGTTATCACTATGCTTACCAATGAAACTGTATCACTTCCTACTCCAAAACAAATAGCATTTTCCTCTCAAAGAAATTCGATAGAGACAAATCCATCTAACGATGAACAGGAAAGGTGTTCAGCAACTGTAACCACTTCTGAGATGGATCCCCGATAA
- the LOC133857418 gene encoding G-type lectin S-receptor-like serine/threonine-protein kinase At1g67520 isoform X1, producing the protein MASLKSLLTPIFLSFLSCWCLGNSGPQLSQAQVVHTNDTIKPGEVLVYPQQLVSADGRSVLGFFEKSPDAGYLGIWYADDKDSKVWIANRDTPIQINSQIYLTIDADGLLKIVHDGGSPILLNVNEATPNSTATLENSGNFRVKELNSDGSVKRILWQSFDHPTNTLLPGMKLGINFKTQKKWMLTSWLTEQIPAPGGFSLEWNLTANGAGQLVMRHRGDMYWVSGVGNNSDFANVGTMTLDGLHYNFNYVSNENESYFSYSFPAGNASRWVLSSDGALSVNPKAIFVRPEMCFGYSSDNPGCEKQNAPNCRNINHKFVKRRGHFLPSSPHLDDNSSISIGDCWAKCWSNCSCVGFDTFSHNDTGCRFYTSQFVEDKAGDQLQFHVLNIETEPSREKKWWIWIIVATVAALVVILGFLCLLRRKKLQREQESNEEEAVLLELTTSNRFGDANELSNDGKKSRDLKVFTFASIVVATDNFSTENKLGQGGFGPVYKGKLPEGQEIAVKRLSRSSGQGLVEFKNELILIIKLQHMNLVRLLGCCVYRDEKMLIYEYMPNKSLDFFLFDPKKRELLDWKRRYNIIEGIAQGLLYLHKYSRLRIIHRDLKASNILLDDDMNPKISDFGMARVFERNDAEANTVRIVGTYGYMSPEYAMEGKFSEKSDVYSFGVLILEIVSGQKNSGVYDCERPMSLVGYAWKLWREDRSSELMDSTLVESNSAIQILRCIHVGLLCVQEFAVDRPTMSDVITMLTNETVSLPTPKQIAFSSQRNSIETNPSNDEQERCSATVTTSEMDPR; encoded by the exons ATGGCTAGCCTGAAATCCCTTCTGACTCCAATATTTCTCTCCTTCTTGTCATGTTGGTGCCTTGGAAATTCTGGGCCACAACTTTCGCAGGCTCAGGTCGTACACACCAATGACACCATCAAACCTGGTGAAGTGCTTGTTTACCCACAGCAGTTGGTTTCAGCTGATGGGAGATCTGTTCTAGGCTTCTTTGAAAAAAGTCCGGATGCTGGATACTTAGGAATATGGTACGCTGATGATAAAGACTCCAAGGTATGGATTGCTAACAGAGACACACCTATACAAATTAATAGTCAGATATATCTCACAATTGATGCAGATGGCCTATTGAAAATTGTGCATGATGGAGGGAGCCCAATTCTGTTGAATGTTAATGAAGCAACACCAAACTCCACCGCTACTCTAGAAAACTCGGGCAACTTCAGAGTGAAAGAGTTGAATTCTGATGGATCTGTTAAGAGGATCTTATGGCAAAGCTTTGATCATCCGACGAACACACTTCTTCCTGGAATGAAACTAggcatcaacttcaaaacacaGAAAAAATGGATGCTTACTTCATGGTTAACTGAACAAATCCCTGCCCCCGGAGGCTTTTCTCTTGAATGGAACCTTACAGCAAATGGGGCAGGACAGCTGGTGATGAGACATCGAGGGGATATGTATTGGGTTAGTGGGGTTGGGAACAATTCTGACTTTGCCAATGTTGGTACGATGACTTTGGATGGTCTCCATTACAATTTCAATTACGTGTCTAATGAGAATGAGAGTTACTTCAGTTATTCTTTTCCAGCTGGGAATGCTTCGAGGTGGGTCTTGAGCTCAGACGGAGCACTTTCAGTTAACCCAAAAGCTATATTTGTGAGACCTGAGATGTGTTTTGGTTATTCCTCTGATAATCCTGGGTGTGAAAAGCAAAATGCACCCAATTGCAGGAATATCAATCATAAGTTCGTGAAAAGACGGGGTCATTTTCTTCCATCATCACCTCATTTGGATGACAATTCAAGCATCAGTATTGGTGATTGTTGGGCTAAATGCTGGAGTAATTGTTCCTGTGTTGGTTTTGATACGTTTTCCCATAATGATACTGGATGCCGATTCTACACTAGTCAATTTGTGGAAGATAAAGCTGGTGATCAATTACAATTCCATGTTCTAAATATTGAAACTG AGCCTAGCAGAGAAAAGAAATGGTGGATATGGATCATAGTAGCAACAGTGGCAGCTTTAGTTGTAATTTTGGGATTCTTATGCCTTTTGAGGAGGAAAAAACTCCAAC GGGAGCAAGAAAGCAACGAGGAAGAAGCTGTATTACTTGAATTGACGACTTCAAACAGATTTGGGGATGCAAATGAGCTTAGCAATGATGGAAAGAAAAGTCGTGATTTGAAAGTATTTACATTTGCGTCCATTGTGGTTGCCACAGACAACTTTTCTACTGAAAATAAACTTGGACAAGGGGGTTTTGGTCCTGTATACAAG GGAAAATTACCAGAGGGCCAAGAGATAGCCGTGAAGAGACTTTCTAGAAGTTCTGGACAAGGATTAGTGGAGTTCAAGAATGAACTTATACTAATTATCAAACTACAGCACATGAATCTTGTTAGACTTTTGGGTTGTTGTGTTTATAGAGATGAAAAGATGTTGATCTATGAATACATGCCCAACAAAAGCTTggacttttttctctttg ATCCAAAGAAAAGGGAGCTTTTGGATTGGAAGCGACGTTACAACATCATTGAAGGCATTGCTCAAGGGCTTCTTTATTTGCATAAATACTCTAGACTAAGGATTATTCATAGAGATCTGAAAGCAAGTAACATCTTGCTTGATGATGACATGAATCCcaaaatatcagattttggcatggccAGGGTTTTTGAGCGGAACGATGCTGAAGCGAATACCGTGAGAATAGTTGGAACATA TGGTTATATGTCACCAGAGTATGCCATGGAAGGGAAATTTTCAGAGAAGTCAGATGTATATAGTTTTGGAGTTCTAATATTGGAGATTGTTAGTGGCCAAAAAAATAGTGGCGTTTATGATTGTGAACGCCCCATGAGCTTAGTAGGATAT GCTTGGAAATTATGGAGGGAAGATAGAAGTTCGGAGCTAATGGATTCAACTCTGGTTGAATCCAATTCTGCGATCCAGATTTTGAGATGCATTCATGTTGGTCTCTTATGCGTACAAGAGTTTGCAGTGGATAGGCCAACTATGTCTGATGTTATCACTATGCTTACCAATGAAACTGTATCACTTCCTACTCCAAAACAAATAGCATTTTCCTCTCAAAGAAATTCGATAGAGACAAATCCATCTAACGATGAACAGGAAAGGTGTTCAGCAACTGTAACCACTTCTGAGATGGATCCCCGATAA
- the LOC133856598 gene encoding protein FAR1-RELATED SEQUENCE 6-like has product MDLENEYDDDNLLPHITVDDDPRPQVVPQNDENEIVSDAESDDNEDQCEWKLIDDDGNVERPKKGMTFDSIEELKSYYRRFGKQMGFGVVQKKVTRDKISKKEVRIIIACARQGKLAPKTSKPNPTTKTDCKAKLNAKLVETKWYVTSVITDHNHDLSPGKARYFKCNRILNPSVKRKIIVNDIAGIGLSQSYNSLAVEAGGYENLPFVEKDCRNFINKERHLRLGQGGAKALRDYFTKMQAMNNGFYAVMDLDDESRLRNVF; this is encoded by the exons ATGGACTTGGAGAATGAGTACGATGATGATAATTTGCTTCCACATATTACGGTTGATGATGATCCGCGTCCCCAAGTTGTTCCTCAAAATG atgaaaatgaaattgtaAGTGATGCCGAGTCGGACGACAATGAGGACCAATGTGAGTGGAAGCTCATAGATGATGATGGAAATgttgagcgacctaagaaaggTATGACATTTGACTCCATAGAAGAACTCAAATCATATTATAGGCGTTTTGGCAAGCAAATGGGTTTTGGGGTGGTACAAAAGAAAGTTACTAGAGACAAAATCAGTAAGAAAGAAGTACGCATCATCATTGCATGTGCTCGTCAAGGCAAGCTAGCACCCAAGACAAgtaagccaaatccaacaaccaAAACGGATTGTAAGGCCAAGTTGAATGCAAAGTTGGTTGAAACGAAGTGGTATGTGACTAGTGTAATTACTGACCATAATCATGATTTAAGTCCAGGAAAAGCAAGATATTTTAAATGTAATAGGATATTGAATCCTAGTGTGAAAAGAAAGATTATAGTAAATGATATAGCTGGGATTGGACTGAGTCAGAGTTATAACTCTCTTGCTGTTGAAGCTGGGGGGTATGAGAATCTTCCATTTGTAGAAAAAGACTGCCGAAATTTTATTAACAAGGAAAGACATCTTCGGCTTGGCCAAGGAGGTGCTAAAGCACTACGTGACTATTTTACTAAGATGCAAGCAATGAACAATGGTTTCTATGCTGTGATGGATTTGGATGATGAATCTAGGTTGAGAAATGTGTTTTGA